In Streptomyces seoulensis, the following are encoded in one genomic region:
- a CDS encoding phospho-sugar mutase has translation MQDEVIARAKAWLAEDPDAETREELAKLIDAGDTAELAERFSGTLQFGTAGLRGELGAGPMRMNRAVVIRAAAGLAAYLKAKGETGGLVVIGYDARHKSADFARDTAAVITGAGLRAAVLPRPLPTPVLAYAIRHLGAVAGVEVTASHNPPRDNGYKVYLGDGSQIVPPADAEIAAEIDAVRALADVPRPESGWEVLGDEVPHAYLARTDAVLAEGSARTARTVYTAMHGVGKDVLLAAFARAGFPEPVLVAEQAEPDPDFPTVAFPNPEEPGAMDLAFERATATEPDLVIANDPDADRCAVAVRDGGDWRMLRGDEVGALLAAHLVGRGVTGTFAESIVSSSLLGRIAEKAGLGYEETLTGFKWIARVDGLRYGYEEALGYCVDPEGVRDKDGITAALLITELASQLKESGRTLLDLLDDLALKHGLHATDQLSVRVEDLSVIADAMRRLREHPPTSLAGLPVTSAEDLTRGTATLPPTDGLRYTLDGARVIVRPSGTEPKLKCYLEVVVPVADRAALPAARARATELLTAIKRDLSEAAGI, from the coding sequence GGGCTGCGCGGCGAGCTGGGCGCGGGCCCGATGCGGATGAACCGCGCCGTCGTGATCCGCGCCGCCGCCGGACTCGCCGCGTATCTGAAGGCCAAGGGCGAGACGGGCGGCCTGGTGGTCATCGGCTACGACGCCCGGCACAAGTCGGCCGACTTCGCGCGGGACACCGCCGCCGTGATCACCGGCGCCGGACTGCGTGCCGCCGTGCTGCCGCGCCCGCTGCCCACCCCGGTCCTCGCCTACGCCATACGGCACCTGGGCGCGGTCGCCGGTGTGGAGGTCACGGCCAGCCACAACCCGCCGCGCGACAACGGCTACAAGGTGTACCTCGGCGACGGCTCCCAGATCGTGCCGCCCGCCGACGCGGAGATCGCCGCCGAGATCGACGCGGTGCGCGCGCTCGCCGACGTGCCCCGGCCGGAGTCCGGCTGGGAGGTGCTGGGCGACGAGGTGCCGCACGCGTATCTGGCGCGTACGGACGCGGTGCTCGCCGAGGGGTCGGCCCGCACGGCCCGTACCGTCTACACGGCGATGCACGGCGTCGGCAAGGACGTGCTGCTCGCGGCGTTCGCGCGGGCCGGGTTCCCGGAGCCGGTGCTGGTGGCCGAACAGGCCGAGCCCGACCCGGACTTCCCGACCGTGGCCTTCCCCAACCCGGAGGAGCCCGGCGCGATGGACCTCGCCTTCGAGCGGGCGACCGCCACCGAACCGGACCTCGTGATCGCCAACGACCCGGACGCGGACCGCTGCGCGGTGGCCGTACGCGACGGCGGCGACTGGCGGATGCTGCGCGGTGACGAGGTGGGCGCGCTGCTCGCCGCGCACCTGGTGGGCCGGGGCGTCACCGGCACCTTCGCGGAGTCCATCGTCTCCTCCTCCCTGCTGGGCCGGATCGCCGAGAAGGCCGGTCTTGGCTACGAGGAGACCCTGACGGGCTTCAAGTGGATCGCCCGCGTGGACGGCCTGCGGTACGGGTACGAGGAGGCGCTCGGCTACTGCGTGGACCCCGAGGGCGTGCGGGACAAGGACGGCATCACCGCCGCGCTGCTCATCACCGAGCTGGCGTCACAGCTGAAGGAGTCGGGCCGGACCCTGCTCGACCTCCTCGACGACCTCGCGCTGAAGCACGGTCTGCACGCCACGGACCAGCTCTCGGTACGGGTGGAGGACCTGTCGGTGATCGCGGACGCGATGCGCCGCCTGCGCGAGCACCCGCCGACCTCCCTGGCCGGCCTCCCGGTCACCTCGGCGGAGGACCTCACCCGGGGCACGGCCACCCTCCCGCCCACAGACGGCCTGCGCTACACCCTGGACGGCGCCCGCGTCATCGTCCGCCCGAGCGGCACCGAGCCCAAGCTGAAGTGCTACCTGGAGGTCGTGGTCCCGGTCGCCGACCGCGCCGCCCTCCCGGCGGCCCGTGCGCGGGCGACCGAACTGCTGACGGCGATCAAGCGGGACCTGTCGGAGGCGGCGGGGATCTGA